CGATGCTTTTGTACATTATCGGAATTGGGGTGTCGTTTTTTAGCACTTGGATTGCTATTGGTTGTTATATCGCTGTAGCCGTTATATGGTTAATTCCGGATAAAAGAATCGAAGAAAACATTGACTAAAATTCCCTTTTAAACTCTTCCTGCGATTCGGTCTTTTGCAAGTTGCAGAATAATGTGAAACTGATCCTCCAGGTTCATTTCCGAATTGTTTATTTCGATGGCATCCACAGCTTTCATAAGTGGTGAATCGTCTCTATTGGAATCTATATAATCCCGGCGGGTTACATTTTCCAAGACTTCCTCGAAAGTTACCATATCTCCTTTGGCAATTAATTCTTTGTAACGCCGTCCGGCTCTTTCTTCAGCCGTAGCATTCATAAAAATTTTCAGCTCCGCGTCCGGAAATACAACGGTTCCAATATCACGACCATCCATTACCACGCCTTTTTTAGTACCCATTCCCTGTTGCAAGGCAACTAATTTTCTACGTACTTCAGGTATGGTGGCGACCGGACTAACCCATTCGGAAACTTCGAGGGTACGTATTTCATTTTCGACATTTATTCCGTTAAGGTACATTTCGGCTTTTCCGTCAGAATTAGTTCTGAATTCTAAAGATATTTTGGGAAGTTTTTTTATCAACTTCTTTTTTTTCAAGTTATTCCCTGAAATACAGCCTTTTCGCATAGCAAAAAGCGTTACTGCCCGATACATGGCGCCACTGTCTATATAGACATATTCTAACCAATCTGCCAATTGCCTTGCCACCGTACTTTTTCCGGTGGAGGAATACCCGTCAATAGCAATAGTAATTTTTCGCATTACTGCAAGTTAATATTTAATCCGAAATTACTTGTGGAAGCGGCTGTGTTATATTTTACGTACGAATAGCTGAAGCGAAGTTTGTTTAAACGAAGAGAAAAACCGGCGCTTAGACCGGCAAAGGCTCTTCTTTCCAGAATACGAAGCTCTTCCCCACGACGAAGATTATATCCAAGACGGATATTGAATCCGCTTTCCGGAAAGATTTCAATGCCCACAATCATATGTCGGAAGGCATGATCTATAAAGTTTATCTTTTTGCCTTGCGAATT
This genomic stretch from Ulvibacter sp. MAR_2010_11 harbors:
- the cmk gene encoding (d)CMP kinase; amino-acid sequence: MRKITIAIDGYSSTGKSTVARQLADWLEYVYIDSGAMYRAVTLFAMRKGCISGNNLKKKKLIKKLPKISLEFRTNSDGKAEMYLNGINVENEIRTLEVSEWVSPVATIPEVRRKLVALQQGMGTKKGVVMDGRDIGTVVFPDAELKIFMNATAEERAGRRYKELIAKGDMVTFEEVLENVTRRDYIDSNRDDSPLMKAVDAIEINNSEMNLEDQFHIILQLAKDRIAGRV